Genomic window (Pseudomonas sp. MM211):
GGACTGGAATAAGGCGGATATATTGCTTGGAGGTGTAATGGAGGTTTCAATATGTGTTGCAGACTCGAAATCCGATTTTAGATCGCCTATTTGTCCTTCTATGTGCTCTGCTAAAGTATTGGCTGTAGCAAGCAATGCCTCGTTTTGGTTGATTGTAGAGTCTAATAATGTTCGTTGCAGTCGACTAAGAAGCTCGTTTACGTAAGCCCTGTCTCGTATTGCAGGGACATACTCAAAATGTATTTTGTTAAGAAAGGTTGCTAGGCTTCTTTGTGCGGTTGTTAGTGTTGATGGTAGTTTTTTTGCTTTTTCTAATGATGCTAAGTTGTTTGATTGTTCATATGTTCTGCTGTCCCTGTACCATTTTCTTTCTACGTTGAATTTCTCTGGCAGGCTTCCTTTGTAGTTTGTTGGGCGAATAAATTCAATTGTAATACTTATGAACTGCTTTCCTTTAACGCTCTCTTTTCGTACCTCTTCAAGTCGCTTTTTTGAGAAGTTGTCGTAAAAATCAAAGCTGCTTTCCCAGTCGGTTTGCCCGTTGAAAAATAAATTCAGTGATTTGATTATATTCGATTTTCCTACGTCGTTTCTTCCGGAGATAATATTAATTGATGAGCATTTTTTTAGGTCGGCGTAATGAAGTGAGCGGAAGTATTTTATGGTGACTTTGTTGATTATCTGCATCTCTTTGTAAGCTCTTTATTTTAATTGGTGCGTGTTGAGTCGTAAGTGCGCAAGCAACCGCGTGCTTATAGCTTTATTAGTGCTTTTCGATTTCGCACAAATAATACTTTCCCGCCTGTCGGTGTCGCTCCGCGTTCCCGCAATTCGAATTGACCGTTGCGTGCCTTGATGAGATCAGTGAGCTTTTTAAATCCGTAGAGGCGTGGGTCAAAGTCGGATTTCAGTTTGCGCAGGTTGTCGCCCAGAGCACCCATGTGCACCCAGCCCTCTTCGTCAGAGATGTCATCAATGACTTTGGTGATCAATTTCACCGGAATTTTGGGCGTGGTGTTTTCGGTATGCTCGTTTTCTAATGGTGCGGAGTCACTTGATAGTGATTTGAGAGCGGGTTGTACCGGTGGTAAGTTATCCATCTCCGCTACGTCATTACGCAGCAGCTCGGTGTAGATAAACTTGTCGCACGCCTTAACGAATGGCTGTGGCGTTTTCTGCTCCCCAAAACCGATAACTTCCAAGCCTTCCTCACGCAGCCGAGCAGCCAGCCGAGTGAAGTCGCTGTCACTGGATATCAAGCAAAACCCATCGAATCGCCGCGTATAGAGCAGATCCATAGCATCGATGATTAACGAACTGTCGGTCGCATTCTTGCCTTTGGTGTATGCGAACTGCTGGATCGGCTGGATGGAGTGGTCGAGCAGCACCTTCTTCCAACTGCCCAGGTTGGGCAGTGTCCAGTCACCGTAGATGCGCTTCACGCTGGCGACGCCGTATTTGGCGATTTCTTCGAAAAGGCCTTCGACGATGGCGGCGGGGGCATTGTCGGCATCGATGAGGACGGCGAGGTGTTTTTGGTGGGCGGCGGGCGCGTTCTTGCTGGCCATGGTTCTTCCTTGAAAGGCGATGGCCGACCTTACTGCGAAATACTGGCGGTGCGCCACTGGGTGCTGATGGCTTTTGGTCGCAGAGCGTTGCATGAGTTTGCGTAGACTGGTTCGCGCTGTGCTACGAATTTGCTCTGGTATGAGCAACAAAGCATTGCAGATAAGGCCGTATTTCGAATCAATCCGTCACCCTATGATGGCCCGGAATCTTTCTCTCCGAGGCTATGCCATGAGTGCTCTGCGTCTGTTGCGCCCTTTGTTGTTCGGTAGTGTCGTGCTGTCCATGGCTGGCCATGCATTGGCGGCCGAGCCGTTGAAGTTGGAGTTGTACAACCCGGGCGAACGCTCGATTTTTCCGGTGTCGTCGCAGATCGTTTCGGGGTCGACCGAGGCGGTGTTGATCGATGCGCAGTTCCAGAGCAACGATGCGCAGGCGCTGGTCGAGATGGTGCGTGCCACGGGTAAGAAGCTCACCACTGTCTATATCAGCCACAGTGACCCGGATTACTACTTCGGCCTGGATGTGATTCACCGCGCCTTCCCGGACGCGAAGATCGTCGCCACCGCCGAAACCGTTGCGGCCATCGAGGCGAACAAGGACGGCAAGCTGGCGCATTGGGGGCCGATCCTCAAGGACAACGCGCCCAAAGCTCTGGTGGTGCCGCAGGCGCTGAGCGCGCCGAAGCTGACGGTGGACGGTCAGGTGCTGGAGATTCGTGGGCCTGAGCCGAAGCGTACTTTCGTGTGGATTCCGTCGCTGAAGACGGTGGTGGGCGGCATTCCAGTGTCGGCCAATATCCATATGTGGCTGGCCGATACCCAGACCGAGCAATCGCGCCGCGATTGGCTGGGCACTCTGGACGCCATCACTGCGCTGAAGCCGACCAAGGTGGTACCGGGGCATTACCTGAACAATGCCGATGGCAGCGTGCCGGATTCGCCGCAAGCGATTGCCGATACCCGCGACTATCTGTTGGCTTTCGAGCAAGAAGCAAAAAAGGCAGAGGACTCGGCGCAACTGATTGCAGCGATGCGCGAGCGCTACCCGAATCTTGCGGAAGAGTCGTCGCTGGAGCTGAGTGCAAAGGTCATCAAGGGCGAAATGAAGTGGCCGCAATAAGCCCCGCCTGAACCGAAATGAAATCGCCCTGCCCGGCAACGGTGCAGGGCGATTTCGGG
Coding sequences:
- a CDS encoding NYN domain-containing protein yields the protein MASKNAPAAHQKHLAVLIDADNAPAAIVEGLFEEIAKYGVASVKRIYGDWTLPNLGSWKKVLLDHSIQPIQQFAYTKGKNATDSSLIIDAMDLLYTRRFDGFCLISSDSDFTRLAARLREEGLEVIGFGEQKTPQPFVKACDKFIYTELLRNDVAEMDNLPPVQPALKSLSSDSAPLENEHTENTTPKIPVKLITKVIDDISDEEGWVHMGALGDNLRKLKSDFDPRLYGFKKLTDLIKARNGQFELRERGATPTGGKVLFVRNRKALIKL
- a CDS encoding MBL fold metallo-hydrolase, producing MSALRLLRPLLFGSVVLSMAGHALAAEPLKLELYNPGERSIFPVSSQIVSGSTEAVLIDAQFQSNDAQALVEMVRATGKKLTTVYISHSDPDYYFGLDVIHRAFPDAKIVATAETVAAIEANKDGKLAHWGPILKDNAPKALVVPQALSAPKLTVDGQVLEIRGPEPKRTFVWIPSLKTVVGGIPVSANIHMWLADTQTEQSRRDWLGTLDAITALKPTKVVPGHYLNNADGSVPDSPQAIADTRDYLLAFEQEAKKAEDSAQLIAAMRERYPNLAEESSLELSAKVIKGEMKWPQ